The uncultured Trichococcus sp. DNA segment TTATTCAACATAATGTTGTAAATATTGATTGTTTTACAAGCTTATAATGAATTTAACATTGTTTCATTAGATATGCAAGCGTTTTATAAAAGTTTTCATGAAAATTTCACATTGCATTATTCAAATATCGAACCCTAATTATATGCTATAATACTAAAGAAAGGAAGGTGTCACATTAAAAATGCCTTTAAACCCAATTATCAATTTAATGAAAAAACAAGATGTCGATATCGTATTTCTCAATGACCCTAAAAATGTCTTTTATGTTTCCTCTTACAGGAGCGATCCGCATGAACGGATTTTGGCGGCTGTTCTGTTCAAGGATGCAAAGCCCCTTCTGTTCGTCCCAGCGCTGGAGGAAAACGATGCGCGGAAGACCGCTGAGGAATTTGAGGTGCTCAGCTACTTGGATACGCAGGATCCTTGGACAGTGCTGGCGACCAGAATGAAAGAGCGTCATTCACCGCTTTCGGGCTGGTCCATCGAAAAGGATTTTTTGACGGTGGAACGCATGGAAGCTTTGCGGACACATTTTCCGACAGCAACTTTTGAGCACAACATCAGCGAAACGCTTCAGGAAATGCGCCTGATCAAAACTGAACAAGAGCTTGCGTTCATGAAGCAAGCAGGCTTTTGGGCGGATGAAGCAATCAAAATAGGCGCCAAAACGCTGCGCGAGGGCATCACTGAAATGGAAGTCGTTGCGGAAATAGAATACCAACTGAAAAAAAGAGGCGTAACCGAAATGAGCTTCACTACTATGGTGCTATTCGGCGAAAATGCCGCCAGTCCGCATGGCGTCCCCGGCGACACGAAACTCAGGAAAAACCAGTTTGTGCTGTTCGATTTAGGGACCATGCACGAAGGCTATGCCAGTGATGTGACGCGCACCCTCTTCTTTGGCGAAGAACCATCCGAGCACCAAAGAAAAATGTACGCTTTGGTGTTGGCAGCCCATGATGAAGCGATGGCTGCGGTTCACCCCGGCATCAAAGCCGGTGATTTGGATGCCGTAGCACGGACAATCATTACCGATGCAGGCTACGGCCGCTACTTCACCCACCGTCTGGGTCACGGATTGGGTCAAGGAGTCCACGAATACCCATCCATCATGGAAGGCAATGAAATGGCCCTTAACGAGGGCATGTGTTTCTCCATCGAACCTGGTATCTACATTGAAGGGGACATCGGGGTCAGAGTCGAGGATTGCGGATTTGTGACTGCGGACGGCTTTGAATCCTTCACGCACACCCCTACCGACATAGGCGCGTATTTAAAATTGATCGACTAGTTGGTTGCGCTTGTGCAACGGAATCGCCCGACAAAACACTAATCGAGTAGGAGGTAGATGATTAGTTCATCTACCGACCTCTCACACCACCGTGCGTACGGTTCCGTACACGGCGGTTCAGTATCTTGAGTAAGCAGACTCTGCCAGGTGGCTTAATGAAATTAAGCCCCAATGGTGGAGTCTTTTCGTCGTAAGTGCCCGATGAACTTCAGGCGTTTTGGAGAGCCTCCAGTGTTTCTTTCTGGAGAGTCCGACGCGCTTTGCGCTATCTTTATCGAGACCAAGCTTGGATAGTCTGTCAATTTTCGTACGTGAGCTTTTCCATCGTTTAAGAATAAGTTGTCTGATTCTGCGATGCAGCCATTGTTCAATCCTTCGGATAAAGGTTTTAATGAACCCTAAACCGAAGTAGTTGATCCATCCTCTTGTGACACTGTTGATTTCGTTAGAAATATGACGGAAATCGCCGGGACGGTTTCGTTTCGTCAAGTGTCTCAATTTGTTGACTAATTTCTTCTTGGCGGCATTGGTCGGTCGGTAGCGACAGACCCCATTCACAGTAGTTATCAGACAACCCAAGAACTTTAAACGGGTGGGAGACCCCACTTTGCTTTTGTCCTTGTTGACGGTTAGCTTTAGGTCTTTCTCGATAAAGCGAGTGACGCTCTGAAGAACCCGCTCGCCTGCTCTCTTTGTTTTTACAAAGATTACGAAGTCATCGGCGAAGCGAACGAAACGGTGCCCTCGTTGTTCCAACTCCTTATCCAGTTCATGCAAGTAAACATTGCTGAGAAGTGGCGAGATTACGCCACCTTGCGGTGCGCCTGTTTCACTTTCTACGAATTCGCCGGACAGGTCTATTACACCACTCAACAGGAACTTGCGGATAATCTTAAGGATGGCTTTGTCGTGTACATACTGTTCAAGGTAGTACATCAACTTATCATGATTCAACGTGTCGAAGCACTGTTTTAAATCGCAATCAACCACTACGGGAAAGCCTTCTTTGTAAAAATTCACGCACTGTTTTAGTGCAGAATGGTTACTTTTCCCTATTCGGAAACCGTGGCTATTCGGATGGAAATGCGGGTCAATGATGGGTTCTATTATCTGCCTAATGGCCTGTTGGACCACTCGGTCCCGCACTACTGGTATTCCCAGTTTCCGTATTCCGCCATTTGGTTTCGGGATTTCCACCCTCCGTACAGGTTGTGGCTTGTATGTCCCGTCTAATAGTTTTCTCCTTAGTTGGGGATAGAACTCGATAATGTGGGCTTCCACTTCATGCACTGTCATTCCGTCTACTCCTGCTGCCCCTTTGTTTTGTCTAACCGCTTTAGCAGCCGAGAGTAAGTTCTTTTTACTTACAACGAGACCCATGAGGGACTCACCATACTTCTCCATATGTTCACCTAGGTTATTACTCCGCACATCTACATATTCTTTCGCTTCCAGCTTATCCTTCTGTAGCTTGCCAACCTTTCGGTTGTTTTCTGCATTCTTCATAAAACCTAACCTCCTATCTTTCCAAGTATTGATACTGTTCGGTCCTTCGCTACATTTTCGCTACTATGACCTCTGCTGACTTCTCGCTATTCGTTGTTACTACAGGGAATCCTGCTAGCGAGACCTCCCCGGGTAAGAATGATAACCTTCCACTCATGTCACTGCCTCATTTACTGTAGGAGATTCGTGCAGTATAGGACTTTGCTATGTGTGGCAAGCTCGTCCGTCTCCATACAGCCTCATATGAGATTTCTGTTCGTCAGTGCGAGTGTTTGCGTCCGACTTCCTTCAGATTCCACCTCACGGTGGACACCCTTGTCCTTCGCTAACAGTTCCTACTGCAAAGCCTGTAGTGGACTTTCACCACCAAGTTATCACCCATGCCGGGCACACCGCAACAAAAAAAACAGGCATGTTGCCTGTTTTTTTGTTTGCACTTAGATATCTTCCACGCTGTCTTTGATCTCTTCGACTTTTTCTTCCACCGCTGCTTTTTTCTCTTCCGTTACGGCTGCAGCCTCTTCTTTGCCTTCCTCAGCGATGACGGAAGCAAATTCTTTCACATCTGTGGCTTTCTCTTTGATGTCGTCTTTCGCTTTCTTTAAGTCATCACCAACATGTTTGGTCGTTTCAGTGAATTGCGTTTTGATTGATGACGTAGTGTCTTTCAAGTTGATTTTGATGTCTTCCGAAGTTTCTTTGGCAACATCCATGAACTCATTGCCCTTCTCTACAGCGATATCCGCATAATCGCGGGCTGTGTCGAGCAGATTGTTTACTTCCTCCGTGATGTCATCGCGTAATTCTTTGCCTGGCTTTGGCGCAAACAATAAAGCTGTTATGGCTGCAGCTGCCCCGCCGATGATTGCACCTAATACAAATCCGCCTTTATTTTTTGTCATAATCTTCAGACTCCTTCTCGTTTATGTTTTGGTTGACTCTTCAGTAAGTTTTGAACTTAGTGTCCTTCGTTTCTTTCTTCGCTTGCCGTTGACGGGCAATTGCCATTGCCGTCCTTCCGAGCTTTCCGACAGTGGAGGACCCCGAGGAGCTTTTCGCGCCTTTTCCTCCGCCTTTAAGTGATACTGCCAAATTTCTGGTCGATTGGTTCACATCAGAAACAGTCACACCCAAATCGCCGATTGCGGTGAACAGAGGATCTGTCTTGCTGATTTTGCCGTTCAGGTCGTCCACCAATGTGTTGGCTTTATTCAGTAAGCCTTCCACTTCGATCGACAAGTGATCGACATCTTTTGTGATGACGGCCAGGCTTTTATTCGCTTCCTGGGTAACTTTTTCAACTTCGCCTAAGATGTCTGTGACCTTCCTTAATGCCAAGATGATGAAAACCACCAATACCGCAAAAGCTAGCGCAGCAATCAAAGCTGCAATTTCACCATATCCCATTATTTGTACTCACTCCTTCTTAATCCACACTTACATCTGCCAAAGCATTGTATGAATTTTTATAAGATTTATACTATTTATAATAAAATGATACCATAGTCATTTCTGATATGCTATTGAAACCCCTTTAAAACAACGTCAATTCACCCGAGAATGGTTCCTGCTGCTCCAGACATGCTTTCTTCAAAAAAACGTAATCGTATCTGCATTTTCATAAGCCCGGTTATTTGATACAATGGTTACAGTTGTTTTAGAAATGAGGGATTTTTTATGAATGATGCAAGTACACAAGACAGTGCCCTTGCGCAAGATTTGATAGAGGAAGTGGTGACGAACTCAAACATTTTCGTCAAATGGTGGAACAGCATCGCTTGGGAAGAAATTTTGGGCTTGTTTATTTCAAAAGGCATAACCTTACTTTTTTTGCTGCTCCTCTTTTTTGTTTTAAAACGTTTATCCAACTACGTGTTGCATCGGACTTTCGAAAAACAAATATTGACCAAGCACATTACGCAGAACCGCGCTACCACCATCTATAAAATAGCCGAGAATGGTTTGCGTTATCTATTGTTCTTCTTCTTGATTTACGGGGTTCTCTCCATTCTGGGTGTTCCGATCGCTACGTTAGTGGCCGGTGCAGGACTCGCAGGTCTGGCGATCGGTCTTGGTGCGCAACAATTCATCAATGATATCGTCAATGGCTTCTTCATCATCCTGGAATCCCAATTTGATGTAGGCGACCACGTTATCATCGGTGGCATCGATGGCACTGTCGTGAATGTTGGGCTACGGACGACACAGATCAAGAGTTTTGATGGAACCTTGCATTTCTTGCCGAACCATACCATCACGACAATCAGCAATCTGTCCCGAAATGATATGCGGGCAATGATCGATATCCTGCTGTATCCGGATACCAATTTTGAAACAGTCAACCAGGTCATCCAAACCGTCAATGACCGCCTCGTGCCGGAGCATCCGGAAATCGTCAAAGGCCCGAATGTCATTGGCATCACCGACAAAGGGAATGGCCAGCTTGCCTATCGGGTTATCTTTTATACATTGAACGGCCAGCAGTACAGCATCCAAAACTTATTCTTGGGAAGCTACCGTTCCGCACTGATGGAGGCAGGCATCCAGATTCCGGCTATGCCTTACACCGTTTCGAAAGCATGAATTCCCTGCGAAAAAAGTGCCTCACCTCCAGACATTGGAAGTGAAGCACTTTTTTGATTTATAAGGTTAGGCTTGAAGCAGAAATCCGCATGCTATCTTTTGGATGCCACTTCCTCCTTCTCCTCTATTTTCTCTAATTTATAGATGCGGTGGATGCCATGCACCAGATGATTCACTCTCGTCAGAATCTCTTTGCGCGTGATGATGCCGATAAACTTGCCGTCATCTTCCGTAACGCACAGGAAATTGTGATCGATCAGATAATTCAGGATGTCCTCGAGATCTGTCCATGGCCGGATGGTTTGGACGTCACGATCCATCACTTCTTCAACCCTGATTGTCTCCAGCTTATCATAACGGATCGCATCGATTTCCGTGATGGCCTGGATGATCATCGGCATGGAAATCAGACCTTTGATGCGGGACTTTGAATCCAATACGGGGATGACGGAATACTTCACTTGGGACAGGACCAGAAACGCATGGTTCAGATTATTCGAACAATGCACATTGGCGACATTTTCGCCAAGAATCATCAGATCCCCGCACGCGTCATTATCGAGCAATAACCCGGCTACTTCGCTACTAATCATTTTATATTTCCTCCTAAAAGGTGTCCATTCGGCATAGAGACCGTGTCCAACAAGCTTACGGAATCATCTGCGCTGCGGGAGCACCTTCTTTGCGTGTGATCAAAACATTTGAAATTGTTTTCTCAGGTCGACCATTTCCTGATGTCGGTCGTTGTAATAGGCAACTGCGACGGATTGGCCGTCCAGCGTGACGATGCAATAGGTCTTTTCCATCAGGGTGCCTCGCGGCTGACTGATGCTGCCCGGATTGATGAACAGGATGCCATCCTCCTGTTCCGCTTTGGCGATGTGGGTATGCCCATAAAATACCAGAGCGGCATTCGCCTGCTGGGCTTCTCGTTTCAAGCCGGCCAGCGAACCCCTCACAGAATGGCGGTGCCCGTGGACAACCAGCACATTCCGGTCGCCTGCCTGGAATCGGTACTCATCGTCCAGTTGGTAATCATAATCGCAATTCCCCATCACTGTGGACATGATTCCCCAGATCAGATCGGAACTGCTCAATTCAGAATCGCCGCAGTGCACAAAATGATCGACCTGATTCGTATAGCGCAACGCCAATTCGTTCAGAATGTCTTTTTCGCCGTGGCTGTCGCTGACTGCAAGTATTTTGATCATCTAGTCCGCTTCCTTTTCCAGCCAGGCTGCCCAACTTTTTTCCAGATTTTTAAGGGCATTTGCGCGGTGGCTGATCTGATTTTTTTCGATATCGCTCAACTCCGCCATCGTCTTGCCCAAGTGAGGCAAATAAAACAACGGGTCGTATCCGAAACCATTGTCTCCGCTCGGGAATTCCGCGATTTCGCCTTCGACATCCCCTTCGACCACCAGACTCTCCCGATCCGGATGGGCCAACACCAAGGTACAATGGAAATGCGCTTTCCGGGACGGGTTCTTCTGGGCCCCAAGCATCGCCAGCACCTTCGCATTATTGGCGGCGTCGCTTTTCGTTCCGCCAGCGAAGCGGGCAGAAAACACACCCGGTTGGCCATCCAAGGCATCGATGCAGATGCCCGAATCATCCGCCAAGACCGTCATGCCCAATAATCCGGCGATCGTCTCAGCTTTCTTCCGCGCGTTGGCTTCAAAGGTATAGCCGGTTTCCTCCACATCCTCAATTTCCGGATAATCCAACAAAGTCACGACCTCGTAGCCTTTCGGCTCAAAAAGGACGGCAAAATCCCTGGCTTTTCCCGGATTTTTGGTGGCAATCACGATCTTCTTTTTTTCAGTTGCGTTCATTGTATCCCTCATTTCTCAATCATTCTCAATCAAATTTACCAAGTCAACTTTTTCTACCGAAAAATTGGCGTCTCCAAGCCAGTTTTCCGCGATGTCCGAAAACAGTTTCGGCGACCCCGTCGTATAAAAATGGTATACGGAGGCTTCCTTGTTGTGCGAGCTTTCCGCCAAGCGGAAGTAATCCAACAAAGTACTCACCTCAGATACCGTTTCGGCACCGGAATCGATTAGGGTCACACAAGGCCCCATCACATTTTGGATGAGCGGTGTCAAAAGCGGGTAATGCGTGCACCCCAGAATCAGGGTATCGATCGATTCCTTCAGCAGGGGGTTCAGCGTTTCCGCAACCACTTTTTTCGCGATCGATCCGTTGTATTGGTTGCTCTCAACCAGCGGCACAAATTTGGGGCAGCTCATACTGATCACAGAGATGCCTTTGTCCTTGTCCTTGATCGTTTTCTTGTACACGTCGCTGTTGATGGTGCCTTTTGTGCCGATTACGGCTATGCGTTCATTTTTCGAATGTTTGATTGCCGCACGGCTGCCGGGATTGATGACGCCGATCACTGGTATGTCCACGCGCTCCCGGATGATGTCCAAGGCGGCGGCGGTCGCTGTATTGCAGGCGATCACCAGCATTTTGATGTCTTTCTTCAGCAGAAACTGTGTCATTTCCCATGTGTATTGAATCACTTCTTCTTTGGGCCTTGGTCCATAGGGGCATCTGGCGGAGTCCCCCAGATAATAAATGGATTCATTGGGAAGCTGTTTCATCGCTTGTTTCACGACGGTCAAGCCGCCGACGCCAGAGTCAATAAAACCGATTGCTTTTTTGCTCATGCAGTTACTTCCTTTATTTGTTTTCGTATCTCTATTTTACCTTAAGATCCACTGAATTGGTAAAAATGAGTCAAATTTCATGCTGACTTGCTTCACTTTTGCGTAAAACAGGGTCTCATTTCCCAGGGCCACTGCCGTTTATTGGCCGTCCGAAAATTTCTGTGCTACAATGGACTCAATTTCAGTAACCAGGAAAAGGAGTGGGCATACAGATGAGTTATCAATCGATCGTAACAGTCGTCGACAAAGGAATGATCGACCGCGTCTTCGAAAGCGCGCGCTGCGAAGAATCCTACTGCGGCACCGTCATTGCCGGCCGCGGATCCGGAATGCATGAGAACAAGAAGTTGTTCAACTTGGCTTTGGAACCGGAAAAGGAAATCCTGCTGGTGTTGACCAAAGAAGAACATTCCGAAAAAATCATCAACCAAATCGAGGAAGCGGTGAACATCACTGCACCCGGGAATGGCATCCTTTTCGGGCTGAACATCAAAAGAGTGCACGGCATCCAGTCATAATAAGAAAAGCGGAGCGGGTTCGTTCACCCCTGAAAGAATTTTAGGAAATCGTGCCGACTGAGCATCGTAGAGCGCAATAGGCACGATTTATCTAAATTCCGAAGGGGTAACCCGTGAAGCTAGTGTATTGTAGCGTTGAAAAATAAGTAAGCTATTGAGTCTGTATCTATGTAGAGTTCCCCTCGTTGTGGCGTATAATAAAAATAAACGGCGGTGTTTAAAATGGGCAGAAACAAGAAGTACGTTATCTCATTAACAGATGCTGAAGTCCGCAAATTGGAAAGCGTCAAGCGGAAGAAAACGACTACTAAGACCATAAAATGCAGATGCCAAATTTTATTAGACCTCGATGAAGCGCACGGGAAACCGTCCACCCAACAACAATGCGTCAAAACTATAGGTGTTTGTTACGCGACTGTTTACAATGTTATCAAGTACTATGTTGAGGGTGGTATTGAGAGAGTGCTTTACGTAAGCAGAAGTGTCAACTCGGACAATGCCCGTCGGAAAGTTGATGGACGTGCGGAAGCGAAACTTATTGAAATCGCCTGCGGCCCCGCTCCGGACGGCCGTTCCAGATGGACATTACGCCTTTTGGAAGAGCAAGCAAAAGTTGAGCTTGTCATTCCGGTAGGTAAGGATGCCATTGGAAGAACGTTAAAAAAAACGAATTACGACCTCACAAAAAACAATACTGGTGCATCCCACCAAAAGAAAACGGAGCATTCGTAGCCTGCATGGAAGATGTCCTTGACGTCTATGAACTGCCATACAATCCTTGTCAGCCGGTCGTTTGTATGGACGAAAAACCTTATCAACTTCTGGGTGAATCAAGAGAACCCCTTCCCATGCGGGAAGGCAGTGACCAAAAAATTGATTCTGAATACGTGAGACAGGGAACCTGTAGCATCTTCGTCTTCACCGAACCACTTGGTGGAACCCGGCATGTGAACGTCCGCACGCAACGAACAGCAATAGATTGGGCCGAGGAGATTCAATACCTTGTAGACGTTAGTTATCCGTCTGTTGAGAAAATCATTTTGGTTCTGGATAACCTGAACACCCATACAATCGCTTCACTCTATAAAGCATTTCCGCCCGAAGAGGCACGGAGAATAGCTCGGCGCTTAGAAGTGCATTTCACACCAAAACATGGTAGTTGGTTGAATATTGCCGAAATAGAATTGAACGTGATGAACAAGCAATGTTTATCTCGTAGAATTGATAATATCGAGACGCTCGGTTCGGAGTTGTCTGCCTGGGAGCGAGGCCGGAATGCCCGATCAGCAAAAATCCGATGGCACTTTACAAATACTGAAGCACGGACAAAAATGATTTCTTTGTATCCTAAAACTGTTCTTTCGAACGTTTAAAAGGAATTGAGAATATAATTTTTATTTCTAAATATCAATGAGACACTACACTAGTGTAGTGTAGCGTTGACAAATAAGTAAGCTGTTGAGTTTGAATCTGTTAGAGTTGCTTTCGTTGTGCAGTATAATAAAAATAAACGGCGGTGGCTTAAAATGGGCAGAAACAAGAAGTACGTTATCTCATTAACAGATGATGAAGTACGCAGATTAAAAAGCATTCTGCGTAAGAAAACGACTACTCGGACCATAAAATGCAGATGCCAAATTTTATTAGACCTCGATGAAGCGCATGGAAAACCATCTACCCATCAACAATGCGTCAAATCTATCGGTGTTTGTTTCGCGACTGTGCACAATGTAATCAAGTACTACATTGACGGTGGTGTTGAAAAAGTTCTATCCGTCGGTAGAAGTGTCAATTCGGATAATGCCCGTCGGAAAATCGATGGACGCGCGGAAGCAAAACTCATTGAAATGGCCTGCGGCCCAGCTCCA contains these protein-coding regions:
- a CDS encoding helix-turn-helix domain-containing protein, yielding MGRNKKYVISLTDDEVRRLKSILRKKTTTRTIKCRCQILLDLDEAHGKPSTHQQCVKSIGVCFATVHNVIKYYIDGGVEKVLSVGRSVNSDNARRKIDGRAEAKLIEMACGPAPEGRSRWTLRLLEEKAKVELEIPVGKDAIGRTLKKTNYDLTKNNTGASRQKKTQHS
- a CDS encoding mechanosensitive ion channel family protein; protein product: MNDASTQDSALAQDLIEEVVTNSNIFVKWWNSIAWEEILGLFISKGITLLFLLLLFFVLKRLSNYVLHRTFEKQILTKHITQNRATTIYKIAENGLRYLLFFFLIYGVLSILGVPIATLVAGAGLAGLAIGLGAQQFINDIVNGFFIILESQFDVGDHVIIGGIDGTVVNVGLRTTQIKSFDGTLHFLPNHTITTISNLSRNDMRAMIDILLYPDTNFETVNQVIQTVNDRLVPEHPEIVKGPNVIGITDKGNGQLAYRVIFYTLNGQQYSIQNLFLGSYRSALMEAGIQIPAMPYTVSKA
- a CDS encoding helix-turn-helix domain-containing protein, encoding MGRNKKYVISLTDAEVRKLESVKRKKTTTKTIKCRCQILLDLDEAHGKPSTQQQCVKTIGVCYATVYNVIKYYVEGGIERVLYVSRSVNSDNARRKVDGRAEAKLIEIACGPAPDGRSRWTLRLLEEQAKVELVIPVGKDAIGRTLKKTNYDLTKNNTGASHQKKTEHS
- a CDS encoding XTP/dITP diphosphatase; protein product: MNATEKKKIVIATKNPGKARDFAVLFEPKGYEVVTLLDYPEIEDVEETGYTFEANARKKAETIAGLLGMTVLADDSGICIDALDGQPGVFSARFAGGTKSDAANNAKVLAMLGAQKNPSRKAHFHCTLVLAHPDRESLVVEGDVEGEIAEFPSGDNGFGYDPLFYLPHLGKTMAELSDIEKNQISHRANALKNLEKSWAAWLEKEAD
- a CDS encoding metallophosphoesterase; this encodes MIKILAVSDSHGEKDILNELALRYTNQVDHFVHCGDSELSSSDLIWGIMSTVMGNCDYDYQLDDEYRFQAGDRNVLVVHGHRHSVRGSLAGLKREAQQANAALVFYGHTHIAKAEQEDGILFINPGSISQPRGTLMEKTYCIVTLDGQSVAVAYYNDRHQEMVDLRKQFQMF
- a CDS encoding YtxH domain-containing protein, with the translated sequence MTKNKGGFVLGAIIGGAAAAITALLFAPKPGKELRDDITEEVNNLLDTARDYADIAVEKGNEFMDVAKETSEDIKINLKDTTSSIKTQFTETTKHVGDDLKKAKDDIKEKATDVKEFASVIAEEGKEEAAAVTEEKKAAVEEKVEEIKDSVEDI
- a CDS encoding IS630 family transposase, giving the protein MPPKENGAFVACMEDVLDVYELPYNPCQPVVCMDEKPYQLLGESREPLPMREGSDQKIDSEYVRQGTCSIFVFTEPLGGTRHVNVRTQRTAIDWAEEIQYLVDVSYPSVEKIILVLDNLNTHTIASLYKAFPPEEARRIARRLEVHFTPKHGSWLNIAEIELNVMNKQCLSRRIDNIETLGSELSAWERGRNARSAKIRWHFTNTEARTKMISLYPKTVLSNV
- the cbpB gene encoding cyclic-di-AMP-binding protein CbpB is translated as MISSEVAGLLLDNDACGDLMILGENVANVHCSNNLNHAFLVLSQVKYSVIPVLDSKSRIKGLISMPMIIQAITEIDAIRYDKLETIRVEEVMDRDVQTIRPWTDLEDILNYLIDHNFLCVTEDDGKFIGIITRKEILTRVNHLVHGIHRIYKLEKIEEKEEVASKR
- the ltrA gene encoding group II intron reverse transcriptase/maturase, with protein sequence MKNAENNRKVGKLQKDKLEAKEYVDVRSNNLGEHMEKYGESLMGLVVSKKNLLSAAKAVRQNKGAAGVDGMTVHEVEAHIIEFYPQLRRKLLDGTYKPQPVRRVEIPKPNGGIRKLGIPVVRDRVVQQAIRQIIEPIIDPHFHPNSHGFRIGKSNHSALKQCVNFYKEGFPVVVDCDLKQCFDTLNHDKLMYYLEQYVHDKAILKIIRKFLLSGVIDLSGEFVESETGAPQGGVISPLLSNVYLHELDKELEQRGHRFVRFADDFVIFVKTKRAGERVLQSVTRFIEKDLKLTVNKDKSKVGSPTRLKFLGCLITTVNGVCRYRPTNAAKKKLVNKLRHLTKRNRPGDFRHISNEINSVTRGWINYFGLGFIKTFIRRIEQWLHRRIRQLILKRWKSSRTKIDRLSKLGLDKDSAKRVGLSRKKHWRLSKTPEVHRALTTKRLHHWGLISLSHLAESAYSRY
- the racE gene encoding glutamate racemase; protein product: MSKKAIGFIDSGVGGLTVVKQAMKQLPNESIYYLGDSARCPYGPRPKEEVIQYTWEMTQFLLKKDIKMLVIACNTATAAALDIIRERVDIPVIGVINPGSRAAIKHSKNERIAVIGTKGTINSDVYKKTIKDKDKGISVISMSCPKFVPLVESNQYNGSIAKKVVAETLNPLLKESIDTLILGCTHYPLLTPLIQNVMGPCVTLIDSGAETVSEVSTLLDYFRLAESSHNKEASVYHFYTTGSPKLFSDIAENWLGDANFSVEKVDLVNLIEND
- a CDS encoding Xaa-Pro peptidase family protein, yielding MPLNPIINLMKKQDVDIVFLNDPKNVFYVSSYRSDPHERILAAVLFKDAKPLLFVPALEENDARKTAEEFEVLSYLDTQDPWTVLATRMKERHSPLSGWSIEKDFLTVERMEALRTHFPTATFEHNISETLQEMRLIKTEQELAFMKQAGFWADEAIKIGAKTLREGITEMEVVAEIEYQLKKRGVTEMSFTTMVLFGENAASPHGVPGDTKLRKNQFVLFDLGTMHEGYASDVTRTLFFGEEPSEHQRKMYALVLAAHDEAMAAVHPGIKAGDLDAVARTIITDAGYGRYFTHRLGHGLGQGVHEYPSIMEGNEMALNEGMCFSIEPGIYIEGDIGVRVEDCGFVTADGFESFTHTPTDIGAYLKLID
- a CDS encoding DUF948 domain-containing protein; this encodes MGYGEIAALIAALAFAVLVVFIILALRKVTDILGEVEKVTQEANKSLAVITKDVDHLSIEVEGLLNKANTLVDDLNGKISKTDPLFTAIGDLGVTVSDVNQSTRNLAVSLKGGGKGAKSSSGSSTVGKLGRTAMAIARQRQAKKETKDTKFKTY